In Deinococcus sp. QL22, the following are encoded in one genomic region:
- a CDS encoding VF530 family DNA-binding protein: MTAPDSMPSDPMHGVTLAQILERLVDAYGWEGMADRVPVRCFELNPSMQSSLKFLRRTPWARAKVEALYLELVLGGAGFTGR, encoded by the coding sequence ATGACTGCCCCTGATTCCATGCCTTCCGACCCCATGCACGGCGTTACGCTGGCGCAGATTCTAGAGCGGCTGGTGGACGCTTATGGCTGGGAAGGTATGGCAGACCGCGTGCCCGTGCGCTGCTTCGAACTGAACCCCAGCATGCAGAGCAGCCTGAAATTCCTGCGCCGCACACCCTGGGCGCGGGCCAAAGTAGAGGCCCTGTATCTGGAACTGGTGCTGGGCGGGGCTGGGTTTACGGGGCGGTAG
- a CDS encoding DnaJ C-terminal domain-containing protein produces the protein MAYKDYYDVLGVSRSASDADIKTAYRKMAKQFHPDKNAGDAASGEKFKEIGEAYAVLSDPEKRKVYDQFGHTGQVPPGYGSGGGFQGGDFGGFDASQFSDFFQGLFGGTGGRRPGAGGAGFPGGAQVNLEDLLGGVGGTQGRRFVQNVEGELQVTLAEAFSGSDEVINVDGKRLSLRVPPGTRDGARLRLAGQGPGGGDILLTIRVLEDGRFDLDGDDLTTNAEVPAPVAALGGDITVQTLNGKGKLSVPPGSSGGQRMRLRGQGWPKKDGGRGDLYVRLNITLPKTLTDEEKELYRKLRELRKEGSGA, from the coding sequence ATGGCCTACAAAGACTATTACGACGTGCTGGGCGTGTCCCGCAGTGCGTCCGACGCTGACATCAAAACTGCTTACCGCAAGATGGCCAAGCAGTTTCACCCCGACAAGAATGCGGGGGACGCGGCTTCTGGCGAGAAGTTTAAGGAAATTGGCGAGGCGTATGCCGTACTGAGCGACCCCGAAAAACGCAAGGTGTATGACCAGTTCGGGCACACCGGACAGGTTCCCCCCGGCTACGGGAGCGGCGGTGGCTTTCAGGGCGGAGATTTCGGGGGTTTCGATGCCAGCCAGTTCAGCGACTTTTTTCAGGGCTTGTTTGGCGGCACGGGTGGGCGGCGACCCGGTGCGGGCGGGGCAGGCTTTCCCGGCGGCGCTCAGGTGAATCTGGAAGACCTGTTGGGCGGCGTGGGCGGCACTCAGGGCAGAAGATTCGTGCAAAACGTGGAAGGCGAGTTGCAGGTCACGCTGGCCGAGGCGTTCTCTGGCTCCGACGAAGTGATCAACGTGGACGGCAAACGCCTGAGCCTGCGCGTTCCCCCCGGCACCCGCGACGGCGCTCGGCTGCGGCTGGCAGGGCAAGGGCCGGGCGGCGGCGATATTCTGCTGACCATCCGGGTGCTGGAAGATGGCCGCTTTGATCTGGACGGCGACGACCTGACCACCAACGCCGAAGTGCCTGCACCTGTGGCCGCGCTAGGCGGAGACATTACCGTGCAAACGCTGAACGGCAAAGGCAAACTGAGCGTGCCCCCCGGCAGCAGCGGCGGCCAACGCATGCGTCTGCGCGGGCAGGGCTGGCCCAAAAAAGATGGCGGGCGCGGCGACCTGTACGTGCGCCTGAACATCACGCTGCCCAAAACGCTGACCGATGAGGAAAAAGAGTTGTACCGGAAGTTGCGGGAGTTGCGCAAAGAAGGGTCAGGGGCTTGA
- a CDS encoding LysE family translocator: protein MPELSTLALFAVAALALLIIPGPAVLYIVARSAHQGRRAGLLSVLGVQTGGLVHVLAATVGLSAIVLSSAVLFSALKYLGAAYLIYIGIRTLLARDEVADSSLPLPKVQSMSQLFWQGALINALNPKTAMFFLAFLPQFVHPERGPVALQTLTFGLLFICLAVCSDGLYALLGGSLGTRLRGNPLAARRQKYVTGGIYVALGMGTATAGHK from the coding sequence ATGCCTGAACTGTCCACGCTGGCTCTGTTTGCCGTCGCCGCCCTCGCGCTGCTGATTATTCCTGGCCCCGCCGTGCTGTACATCGTGGCGCGTTCGGCGCATCAGGGGCGGCGGGCAGGGTTGCTGTCGGTACTGGGAGTCCAGACGGGCGGGCTGGTGCATGTGCTGGCGGCCACTGTCGGTCTATCGGCCATCGTGTTGTCGTCGGCGGTGCTGTTCAGCGCCCTCAAATATCTAGGGGCCGCGTACCTGATCTACATCGGCATTCGCACACTGCTTGCGAGGGATGAAGTTGCCGACAGCAGCTTGCCCCTGCCCAAAGTTCAATCTATGTCGCAGCTGTTTTGGCAAGGCGCATTGATCAACGCGCTGAATCCCAAGACGGCGATGTTTTTTCTGGCTTTCCTGCCGCAGTTCGTTCACCCGGAGCGCGGCCCGGTGGCCCTGCAAACCCTGACCTTTGGCCTGCTGTTCATCTGTTTGGCTGTGTGCAGTGACGGTCTGTATGCCCTGTTGGGCGGCAGCCTCGGCACTCGCCTACGGGGGAATCCGTTGGCGGCACGGCGGCAGAAATACGTGACCGGCGGCATTTACGTTGCGCTGGGTATGGGAACGGCAACAGCAGGACACAAGTAA
- a CDS encoding CBS domain-containing protein yields MTQLTLRDIMTRDLTTVDGGATLKEVASLMREQDIGNVLVMDGERLVGIVTDRDIVIRAVAYGHDLGSAITDYASGNVFTMDASSNVQDAAKEMSNRQLRRLPITEGGKVVGIVALADLATNATGRADEQALQGISQPTT; encoded by the coding sequence ATGACGCAACTGACCTTACGAGACATCATGACCCGTGACCTGACCACCGTAGACGGCGGCGCAACCCTGAAGGAAGTAGCCAGCCTGATGCGTGAGCAGGACATCGGCAACGTGCTGGTCATGGACGGCGAACGCCTGGTTGGAATCGTGACTGACCGCGACATCGTGATTCGGGCGGTGGCGTATGGGCACGATCTGGGCAGCGCCATTACCGACTATGCCAGCGGCAACGTGTTTACGATGGATGCCAGCAGCAACGTGCAGGACGCAGCAAAGGAAATGTCGAACCGCCAGTTGCGCCGCCTGCCGATTACCGAGGGCGGCAAAGTGGTGGGCATCGTGGCTCTGGCCGACCTCGCCACCAACGCCACAGGCCGCGCCGATGAGCAGGCGCTTCAGGGCATTAGCCAACCCACGACCTAA
- a CDS encoding S8 family serine peptidase → MNKLTRMMMLGTALAVGGVSTAEAAGLSPTLLARAKKGDQTQVGVIVRFKVVNDARGRALFKNLRGQLGAKIAQLGPAAGFLNQAIASGRATQLWLDQSVYLPMTPVQARQLALLPFVSDVFENFKVQIPKAVALSAASAPAGTPWHLQSIGAPQAWAAGFKGQGIRIGHLDSGVDPSHPQLNGKISAFAEFNAEGDRIGTQARDSSNHGTHTAGLLVGDTVGVAPSAKIISALVLPNNEGTFAQVIAGMQYVLDPDNNADTDDGADVVNMSLGIPGTFDEFIVPVQNMIKAGVVPVFAIGNFGPASGSTGSPGNLPDAVGVGAVDQNGQVASFSSRGPVAWQGAINGVFIKPDIAAPGVAITSAFPNGQYGALSGSSQASPIAAGAVAVMLSAKPGTGVDAVKNALYTSASNAGSKNNNVGYGVISVPGALGKLGVNVGAPAPAPTPTPTPTPTPTPTPTPTPTPTPTPPAAAPTGPAGYTLCAIEGSKCNFSGQKDAAFGNNGKYITGVATDGFNCTVAEWGTDPLVGVRKGCFIKDRPGTAPAPTPAPTPAPAPAPSGGGKKPTVLLVDDDMGQGADVTGALRDAIKANAASAFLWNTQTLGAIPLSEMKSYDVVVWATGEQYQNTLTAADQNTLRQYLAGGGKLLLTGQDVGYDIGGSDFYRTTLKTRFVADSSGTPKFVTTGAFGSTAFTLNAQGSAANQFYPDVIADLNGSSTVAGWGTAGATAGTITAQSIRVDQNRTRATQKVQDPRGLVEKLAANIIGGILNQVLGGQQPTQRPRVTAQNTNENAGAIVINNAGAYRTVNMGFGLEGLTPGSRSALIKTSFDWLMK, encoded by the coding sequence ATGAATAAGTTGACCCGAATGATGATGCTCGGCACGGCCCTTGCTGTAGGCGGCGTTTCTACAGCAGAGGCGGCGGGCCTGTCTCCGACGTTGCTGGCCCGTGCCAAAAAAGGCGACCAGACCCAAGTGGGCGTCATCGTGCGCTTCAAGGTCGTGAACGACGCACGGGGCCGCGCCCTGTTCAAGAACCTGCGCGGCCAGTTGGGAGCCAAAATTGCCCAACTTGGCCCTGCTGCTGGGTTCCTGAATCAGGCCATCGCGTCGGGCCGGGCCACCCAACTGTGGCTTGACCAGAGTGTGTACCTGCCCATGACCCCAGTGCAGGCACGCCAGTTGGCCCTGTTGCCCTTCGTGTCAGACGTGTTCGAGAACTTTAAAGTTCAGATTCCCAAGGCCGTGGCTCTCAGCGCTGCTTCCGCGCCTGCGGGCACGCCCTGGCATCTTCAGAGCATCGGTGCACCGCAGGCCTGGGCCGCCGGATTCAAGGGTCAGGGCATCCGCATCGGGCACCTCGACAGCGGCGTAGATCCATCTCACCCGCAACTGAACGGCAAGATTTCCGCCTTCGCCGAATTTAATGCCGAGGGTGACCGCATTGGTACGCAAGCACGCGATTCCTCTAACCACGGCACGCACACGGCGGGCCTGCTGGTGGGCGACACGGTGGGCGTGGCCCCCAGCGCCAAAATTATCAGTGCGCTGGTGCTCCCCAACAACGAGGGCACATTTGCACAGGTGATCGCGGGCATGCAGTACGTCCTCGACCCCGACAACAACGCCGACACCGATGATGGAGCCGACGTGGTGAACATGAGCCTCGGCATTCCCGGCACCTTCGATGAATTCATCGTGCCTGTGCAGAACATGATCAAGGCGGGCGTGGTTCCGGTGTTCGCCATCGGGAACTTTGGCCCCGCCAGCGGCAGCACGGGCAGCCCCGGCAACCTCCCCGACGCGGTGGGTGTGGGCGCAGTCGACCAGAATGGCCAGGTCGCCAGCTTCAGCAGCCGTGGCCCGGTGGCGTGGCAGGGCGCGATCAACGGCGTGTTCATCAAGCCAGATATTGCCGCCCCCGGAGTCGCCATTACCAGCGCCTTCCCCAACGGACAGTACGGCGCACTCAGCGGGTCTTCTCAGGCCAGTCCCATTGCGGCGGGCGCGGTGGCCGTGATGCTGAGCGCCAAACCCGGCACGGGCGTAGACGCAGTTAAAAACGCCCTGTACACCAGCGCCAGCAACGCGGGTAGCAAGAACAACAACGTGGGCTACGGCGTCATCAGTGTGCCCGGTGCACTGGGCAAACTGGGCGTGAACGTGGGCGCTCCTGCACCGGCTCCCACGCCTACGCCGACCCCAACGCCGACCCCCACCCCCACGCCAACTCCGACCCCCACCCCGACGCCTACCCCGCCCGCAGCCGCCCCCACTGGGCCTGCCGGATACACCCTCTGCGCTATCGAAGGTTCCAAGTGCAACTTCAGCGGCCAGAAAGACGCGGCGTTCGGCAACAACGGCAAATACATCACGGGAGTCGCCACCGACGGCTTCAACTGCACGGTGGCCGAGTGGGGCACTGACCCCCTGGTAGGCGTTCGCAAGGGCTGCTTCATCAAAGACCGCCCCGGTACGGCCCCCGCTCCCACGCCTGCCCCGACCCCGGCTCCTGCACCCGCACCCAGTGGCGGCGGCAAGAAGCCCACAGTCCTGCTTGTCGATGACGATATGGGTCAAGGCGCTGATGTCACGGGGGCCCTGCGCGACGCGATCAAGGCCAATGCAGCCTCTGCCTTCCTCTGGAATACCCAGACGCTGGGAGCCATTCCCCTCAGCGAAATGAAGAGTTATGACGTGGTGGTGTGGGCCACGGGTGAGCAGTACCAGAACACCCTGACCGCCGCCGACCAGAACACCCTGCGCCAGTACCTCGCAGGCGGCGGCAAGTTGCTGCTGACTGGCCAGGACGTGGGCTACGACATCGGGGGCAGCGACTTTTACCGCACGACCCTGAAAACCCGCTTTGTGGCCGACAGCAGCGGCACGCCCAAGTTCGTGACCACCGGAGCCTTTGGCAGCACCGCCTTTACCCTGAACGCTCAGGGCAGCGCCGCCAACCAGTTCTACCCCGACGTGATTGCCGACCTGAACGGCAGCAGCACCGTAGCAGGCTGGGGAACCGCTGGAGCGACCGCCGGAACCATTACCGCCCAGAGCATCCGCGTCGACCAGAACCGCACCCGCGCCACCCAGAAGGTGCAAGACCCCCGTGGACTCGTAGAAAAACTGGCAGCCAACATCATCGGCGGCATTTTGAACCAGGTGCTCGGCGGCCAGCAGCCTACGCAGCGCCCCCGCGTGACCGCTCAGAACACCAACGAGAATGCCGGAGCCATCGTCATCAACAATGCAGGCGCATACCGCACTGTGAACATGGGCTTTGGTCTGGAAGGCCTGACGCCCGGCAGCCGCAGCGCCCTGATCAAGACCAGCTTCGACTGGCTGATGAAGTAA
- the fba gene encoding class II fructose-1,6-bisphosphate aldolase: protein MLVTGSDILVPARAGKYGVASFNTNNMEITQAIIHTAEKLRSPVMVQMSEGAIKYGGQDLANIVKDLATRASVPVALHLDHGSSYESALNAIRMGFTSIMIDASHHSFEGNVRETRRVVEAAHAMGISVESELGRLGGIEEHIVVDEKDAFLTDPEEAVQFIEQTGTDYLAIAIGTSHGAFKGKGRPYIDHARIEKIASLTGIPLVAHGSSGVPADIIERFRAAGGVIGEAAGIADEDLQKATQHGIAKVNVDTDLRLASTVGIREALAANAKEFDPRKIFGPARDVMSQVIEHKMRVLGSVGKA, encoded by the coding sequence ATGCTCGTTACCGGTTCAGACATTCTCGTTCCCGCCCGCGCAGGCAAGTACGGCGTGGCATCGTTCAACACCAACAACATGGAAATTACGCAGGCGATCATTCACACCGCCGAAAAGCTGCGCTCGCCCGTGATGGTTCAGATGAGCGAGGGGGCCATCAAGTACGGCGGCCAGGATCTCGCCAACATCGTCAAGGATCTGGCGACCCGCGCCTCCGTGCCCGTCGCCCTGCACCTCGATCACGGTTCCTCCTACGAGTCGGCCCTCAACGCCATTCGCATGGGCTTTACCTCCATCATGATCGACGCTTCTCACCACTCCTTTGAAGGTAACGTGCGCGAAACCCGCCGCGTCGTGGAAGCCGCGCACGCCATGGGGATCAGCGTGGAGTCGGAACTCGGGCGCTTGGGCGGCATCGAAGAACATATCGTCGTAGACGAAAAAGACGCCTTCCTGACCGATCCCGAAGAAGCCGTGCAGTTTATCGAGCAGACCGGAACCGATTACCTCGCCATCGCCATCGGCACCAGCCACGGCGCGTTTAAGGGCAAGGGCCGCCCCTACATCGACCATGCCCGCATCGAAAAGATTGCCAGCCTGACGGGAATTCCTCTGGTGGCACACGGCAGCAGCGGTGTGCCAGCCGACATTATCGAGCGCTTCCGGGCAGCGGGCGGCGTTATCGGAGAGGCAGCGGGCATCGCCGACGAAGATCTTCAGAAAGCCACGCAGCACGGCATCGCCAAAGTGAACGTTGATACTGACTTGCGCCTTGCCAGCACGGTGGGCATCCGCGAAGCCCTGGCCGCCAACGCCAAGGAATTCGACCCCCGCAAAATCTTCGGCCCCGCCCGCGACGTGATGAGCCAGGTCATCGAGCACAAAATGCGCGTGCTGGGTAGCGTCGGCAAGGCGTAA
- a CDS encoding PLP-dependent aminotransferase family protein encodes MTATVPPSVPTPTTAPLDFTAMLSDRARKMTASAIREILKITQEPDVISFAGGLPAPELFPLDDVRAAMDAVMTRYGAAALQYSTTEGHLPLRQFLAERAGITPGHVQIMTGSQQGLDLLGKILISEGDIVLVESPTYLGALQSFQPYGPQYMEMPTDEEGIDVDALEGLLQGLKASGKRAKLLYAIPNFQNPTGRTLSKERRERLVNLTAEHGLLVIEDDPYGQLRFSGEPAPSLYQIALDRVGGDPDHSHIIYSGSFSKTLVPGLRDAWVQAAQPIIEKLVQAKQGADLHTPTLNQMIVTELLPTVLPRQIELIRKAYGERAQDMTRHIKAQFPASVHHTVPQGGMFLWVTLPEGVDTLPMLARAVERKVAFVPGASFFALGGGQNTMRLSYSNATPEQIARGVKALAETISETVK; translated from the coding sequence ATGACCGCGACTGTGCCTCCATCTGTGCCCACGCCGACTACCGCTCCGCTGGATTTCACTGCCATGCTGAGTGACCGTGCCCGCAAGATGACGGCCAGCGCGATCCGCGAGATTCTGAAAATTACGCAGGAACCCGATGTGATCAGCTTTGCGGGCGGCCTACCTGCCCCCGAACTGTTTCCGCTAGATGACGTGCGGGCTGCAATGGACGCCGTGATGACCCGCTACGGCGCGGCGGCCCTGCAATACAGCACCACCGAAGGCCACCTGCCCCTGCGCCAGTTTTTGGCCGAGCGTGCAGGCATCACGCCGGGGCATGTGCAGATCATGACGGGCAGCCAGCAGGGGCTAGATTTGCTGGGCAAAATCCTGATCTCCGAGGGCGACATCGTGCTGGTCGAAAGCCCGACGTATCTGGGGGCGCTGCAATCCTTCCAGCCGTATGGCCCGCAGTACATGGAAATGCCCACCGACGAGGAAGGCATTGACGTAGACGCGCTGGAAGGGCTACTCCAGGGACTGAAGGCAAGCGGCAAGCGGGCCAAACTGCTGTACGCCATCCCCAATTTCCAGAACCCTACCGGGCGCACCCTCAGCAAGGAGCGCCGCGAGCGCCTCGTGAACCTGACCGCCGAACACGGCCTGCTGGTCATCGAGGACGATCCCTACGGCCAGTTGCGCTTTTCGGGCGAACCCGCGCCCAGCCTGTATCAGATCGCGCTAGACCGGGTGGGCGGCGACCCCGACCACAGCCACATTATTTACAGTGGCAGCTTCAGCAAAACGCTGGTGCCCGGCCTGCGTGACGCGTGGGTGCAGGCCGCCCAGCCGATCATAGAAAAGCTGGTGCAGGCCAAGCAGGGCGCAGACCTTCATACGCCCACGCTGAATCAGATGATCGTGACCGAACTGCTGCCCACCGTGCTGCCCCGCCAGATCGAACTGATTCGCAAGGCCTACGGCGAACGCGCACAGGACATGACCCGGCACATCAAGGCGCAGTTTCCAGCGAGCGTACACCACACGGTTCCGCAGGGCGGCATGTTCCTGTGGGTCACGCTGCCAGAAGGCGTGGACACCCTGCCGATGCTGGCCCGCGCCGTGGAGCGCAAAGTGGCCTTCGTGCCCGGCGCTTCGTTTTTTGCGCTGGGCGGCGGCCAGAACACCATGCGCCTCAGCTACAGCAACGCCACACCAGAGCAGATAGCGCGCGGAGTGAAGGCGTTGGCGGAGACGATTTCAGAAACTGTGAAGTGA
- a CDS encoding VanW family protein, with protein sequence MTRLPFFLTLGLCPVYMSAGASAQAADAPFKLILRATEQKIHKGEVKNASIVKSWKLPVAGVATSRKNGKVSTTLSPVLDKMFDQINARAPRPASFRNVGGSWVATQQTGWIADKDATKSNLLKAIMAGKDSAEVVFKAVVPERSVKVLAGRGVLRHVASGSSSYKGSPDFRVKNVLVGASKLDNFFIAPDHEFNFNEEIGQIDASTGFVKGFVISGGTLTKEDGGGICQVSTTIFRALYQAGLPITERHEHSHRVSYYDPVGYEATVYAPSKNLRMKNDTGKHLFIQAAWDTKAQTLRFDVFGANTGRTVAVSKPVISNFKAPANPSYSPDDRVAVGSRRLLDTPMQGMTSLITRTIKSPSGAVLSKDTLKSVYNPWGAVYGVNPKDGRL encoded by the coding sequence ATGACACGCCTGCCCTTCTTTCTGACCCTCGGCCTGTGCCCTGTTTATATGAGCGCAGGGGCCTCAGCTCAGGCTGCCGACGCTCCATTCAAATTGATTTTGCGTGCTACAGAGCAAAAGATTCATAAGGGCGAAGTCAAGAACGCCAGCATCGTCAAATCTTGGAAATTGCCCGTCGCCGGAGTTGCGACCAGCAGGAAAAACGGCAAGGTCAGCACCACGCTCAGCCCCGTGCTGGACAAGATGTTTGACCAGATCAATGCCCGCGCTCCCCGCCCGGCCAGCTTCCGGAACGTGGGCGGCTCGTGGGTGGCGACCCAGCAAACTGGATGGATTGCCGACAAGGACGCCACCAAATCCAACCTGCTGAAGGCGATTATGGCGGGCAAAGACAGTGCCGAAGTGGTGTTTAAGGCCGTGGTGCCCGAACGCAGCGTGAAAGTACTCGCCGGGCGCGGGGTGCTACGGCATGTGGCGAGCGGCAGCAGCAGCTACAAGGGCAGTCCCGATTTCCGTGTCAAGAACGTACTGGTAGGAGCCAGCAAACTCGACAATTTCTTCATCGCGCCGGATCATGAGTTCAATTTCAATGAGGAAATCGGTCAGATCGACGCCAGCACCGGGTTCGTGAAGGGCTTCGTCATCAGCGGTGGCACCCTGACCAAAGAGGACGGCGGCGGCATCTGTCAGGTCAGCACCACCATTTTCAGGGCGCTGTATCAGGCAGGTTTGCCGATTACCGAGCGCCACGAACACAGCCACCGCGTGTCCTATTACGACCCCGTGGGCTACGAGGCCACCGTGTACGCGCCCAGCAAGAACCTGCGAATGAAGAACGACACGGGCAAGCACCTGTTCATTCAGGCCGCGTGGGACACCAAGGCCCAGACCCTGCGTTTCGACGTGTTCGGGGCCAACACAGGGCGCACAGTTGCCGTCAGCAAACCCGTGATCAGCAACTTCAAAGCGCCCGCCAACCCCAGTTACAGCCCCGATGACCGCGTGGCGGTGGGCAGCCGCCGCCTGCTGGATACGCCGATGCAGGGCATGACCAGCCTGATCACCCGCACCATCAAATCACCTAGCGGGGCCGTGCTGAGCAAAGACACCCTAAAAAGCGTGTACAACCCGTGGGGCGCGGTGTACGGCGTGAATCCGAAGGACGGAAGGCTGTAA
- the purK gene encoding 5-(carboxyamino)imidazole ribonucleotide synthase: protein MLALAALPLGVRVVVLEPDPNAPARLCAEHLHAAYTDAEGLARLAECSAVTLEFENVPTEALEALAGQIPVRPGAALLERTKHRAREKEALRAAGVQTAPFVVIESDADLQGALATVGGRGILKTSELGYDGKGQARVNTDAELSEAWAETNGAACVLEGLVAFVREVSLSVARTAAGQVAFGPLIENVHRDGILRTSVFPATGAATLEPLARELARACAEAWALEGLMTLEFFVLEGGELLVNEVAPRVHNSGHLTQDGGGLSQFEAQVRAVLGLPLTDWRPLHPTAMVNIVGRDYVEGQSLDPDWDAIDALPGTHLHLYHKTWRAGRKLGHVNLVAADAGALAARLAELEGLIP, encoded by the coding sequence ATGCTGGCCCTCGCCGCCCTGCCGCTGGGTGTGCGCGTGGTGGTGCTGGAACCCGACCCCAACGCCCCCGCCCGCCTCTGCGCTGAACATTTGCACGCCGCCTACACCGATGCCGAGGGCCTGGCAAGGCTGGCCGAATGCAGCGCCGTGACGCTGGAATTTGAAAACGTGCCCACCGAGGCGTTAGAAGCCCTGGCCGGACAGATTCCGGTGCGTCCGGGTGCGGCATTGCTGGAACGCACCAAGCACCGTGCCCGCGAAAAAGAGGCGCTGCGGGCGGCGGGCGTGCAAACCGCCCCGTTTGTGGTCATCGAATCCGACGCCGATCTGCAAGGTGCATTGGCGACGGTGGGTGGGCGCGGCATCCTGAAAACGTCCGAACTAGGCTACGACGGGAAGGGTCAGGCGCGGGTGAATACAGACGCGGAATTGAGCGAAGCATGGGCGGAAACGAATGGCGCGGCCTGCGTGCTGGAAGGCCTGGTTGCCTTTGTGCGAGAGGTCAGCCTCAGCGTGGCCCGCACCGCTGCCGGGCAGGTGGCGTTTGGCCCCCTCATCGAAAATGTCCACCGAGACGGCATTCTCCGCACCAGTGTTTTTCCGGCCACAGGTGCGGCGACGCTGGAACCGCTGGCCCGTGAGTTGGCCCGCGCCTGTGCCGAGGCTTGGGCGTTAGAAGGCCTAATGACGCTGGAATTCTTCGTGCTGGAAGGTGGAGAGCTTCTCGTGAACGAGGTGGCTCCCCGCGTGCACAACAGCGGCCACCTGACCCAGGACGGCGGCGGCCTCAGCCAATTTGAAGCACAGGTACGGGCCGTGCTGGGTCTCCCGCTTACCGACTGGCGGCCCCTGCACCCCACCGCCATGGTGAATATCGTGGGAAGGGACTATGTGGAGGGCCAATCTCTGGATCCCGACTGGGACGCTATAGATGCCCTGCCCGGTACGCATCTGCACCTGTACCACAAGACGTGGCGGGCGGGCCGTAAGCTGGGGCATGTGAATCTGGTGGCGGCAGATGCCGGAGCGTTGGCGGCGCGGTTGGCGGAGTTGGAGGGGCTGATTCCTTAA
- the purE gene encoding 5-(carboxyamino)imidazole ribonucleotide mutase: MGSRSDFDTMQGALDTLAALGVGYEVRVLSAHRTPGLLPTYAARAERLNLTCIIAGAGGAAHLPGMLAAFTRVPVLGVPVQSRAFSGQDSLLSIVQMPAGIPVATFAIGVAGAKNAALFAAAMLAGTDSGVRDRLQAYRDAQTRAVLDDPWFEGHPQAGEA; encoded by the coding sequence ATGGGCAGCCGCAGCGATTTTGACACCATGCAGGGCGCTCTGGACACCCTGGCGGCGCTGGGCGTGGGCTACGAGGTGCGCGTGCTGAGCGCCCACCGCACGCCCGGGCTGCTGCCCACCTACGCGGCGCGGGCCGAGCGCCTGAACCTGACCTGCATCATTGCGGGGGCGGGCGGCGCGGCGCATCTGCCCGGTATGCTGGCGGCGTTTACGCGGGTGCCAGTGCTGGGCGTGCCGGTGCAGTCGCGTGCCTTCAGCGGCCAGGACAGCCTGCTGAGCATCGTGCAGATGCCCGCCGGGATTCCAGTCGCCACCTTTGCGATTGGCGTGGCGGGGGCCAAAAACGCTGCCCTGTTCGCCGCTGCGATGCTGGCCGGAACCGATTCGGGCGTGCGGGATCGCCTGCAAGCTTACCGCGACGCCCAGACGCGGGCGGTACTGGACGACCCCTGGTTTGAAGGCCACCCACAGGCGGGGGAAGCGTGA